Proteins from one Telopea speciosissima isolate NSW1024214 ecotype Mountain lineage chromosome 1, Tspe_v1, whole genome shotgun sequence genomic window:
- the LOC122648745 gene encoding G-type lectin S-receptor-like serine/threonine-protein kinase At2g19130, whose amino-acid sequence MGKRFNNRTSRNVGNDLLNFLRAVGTKTVVQVYDLMFKELVFLWFHGPRLYAMIMGARINPCFFLSGLFLYVSLDTCLSIGTGTLSIGESISGDQTIVSEGNGNFELGFFTPDNKSNNYYIGIWYRKISERTVVWVANRDKPLSDKNYSQLKLLENGNLVILDSMDTINIWSTNLISTSSSNSTEAALLESGNLVLRNVSNSSELIWESFDHPTDTLLPGGKFGLNKLRANTSSASPHGRIQWIPLRGSTLSKLILMESIGFSPRKATDYSKNLSDWSGGCVRNTPLQCVGNAASVKGEEEDGFLKMSNMRLPMNPQSVAIGSSLQACEVACLNSCSCNAYAFDGNNCSVWKGDLLNLEQLSDGDTGRGDLYLKLAASELSNSTSSGGGNKKGSVTTRAIVGAVSGVVALLGLLVVLIWTKQRRDLVGTLKLVEGYLVPFSYRDLRIATKSFSRKLGKGGFGSVFKGTLSESTIVPVKKLEGLSQGEKQFRAEVSTIGMIQHVNLVRLRGFCCQGTERLLVYDFMPNGSLDSHLFHKKKDSGDKVLLDWKTRYQIALGTARGLAYLHEKCRECIIHCDIKPENILLDAEFCPKVADFGLAKLLGRDFRRVLTTMRGTIGYLAPEWISGVAITAKADVYSYGMMLFELISGKRNSNQSASEKFRFFPIWAASKINEDGEILSFLDYRLEGNVDLAELETACKVASWCIQDDEVHRPSMGLVVQILEGIVEVSTPPIPRNLQNLVETDHESIVFFPEPSSSQSSQARSPTSDT is encoded by the exons TATGCAATGATTATGGGTGCGAGAATCAATCCATGTTTCTTCCTTTCTGGTCTGTTTCTCTACGTCTCTCTCGACACCTGCCTCTCGATAGGAACTGGCACCCTCTCGATTGGTGAATCTATTTCTGGAGATCAGACCATTGTCTCTGAAGGAAATGGGAACTTCGAATTGGGTTTTTTCACTCCAGATAACAAGTCTAATAACTACTACATCGGTATCTGGTACCGAAAGATATCGGAGAGGACTGTCGTTTGGGTGGCAAACAGAGATAAACCCCTCTCCGATAAGAATTACTCACAACTGAAGCTGTTGGAGAATGGGAATCTAGTCATCCTCGACTCAATGGACACCATTAATATCTGGTCGACAAATTTGATCTCCACATCTTCCTCAAATTCTACGGAGGCAGCACTTCTTGAATCTGGAAATCTTGTTTTGAGAAATGTCTCAAATTCCTCTGAATTGATCTGGGAGAGCTTTGATCATCCAACCGATACTTTGTTGCCCGGTGGAAAGTTTGGGCTCAACAAACTACGGGCAAATACATCCAGCGCTTCACCTCATGGAAGAATTCAATGGATCCCTCTCCGGGGTTCTACTCTATCGAAATTGATCCTGATGGAATCAATCG GTTTCAGTCCACGTAAAGCAACAGACTACTCAAAAAATCTTAGTGATTGGTCCGGTGGGTGTGTGAGGAATACCCCACTGCAGTGTGTGGGCAATGCTGCTTCTGTAAagggggaggaagaagatgggttctTAAAGATGTCCAATATGAGATTGCCCATGAATCCACAATCTGTGGCAATTGGGAGTTCCCTGCAGGCTTGTGAAGTGGCTTGCCTGAACAGCTGTTCTTGTAATGCTTATGCATTTGATGGTAACAACTGTTCCGTGTGGAAAGGAGATCTCTTGAATCTGGAGCAACTCTCAGATGGTGACACTGGTAGAGGAGACCTATATCTCAAACTTGCAGCCTCTGAACTTTCCAATTCGACTTCTTCTGGAGGAGGTAACAAAAAGGGATCAGTTACTACTCGCGCTATTGTGGGCGCTGTTTCAGGGGTTGTAGCCCTCTTGGGTCTTCTTGTGGTGCTGATATGGACGAAGCAAAGGAGGGATTTAGTTGGAACTTTGAAGTTGGTTGAGGGTTATTTGGTTCCATTTTCGTACAGAGATTTACGAATTGCAACCAAGAGCTTCTCCCGAAAGCTTGGGAAAGGAGGATTTGGTTCTGTTTTTAAAGGGACATTGTCTGAGTCAACTATTGTGCCGGTGAAGAAGCTTGAAGGCCTCAGTCAAGGAGAGAAGCAATTCCGAGCTGAAGTAAGCACGATTGGGATGATTCAACATGTTAATCTTGTTCGCCTCCGTGGTTTTTGCTGCCAAGGTACTGAAAGGTTGCTGGTCTACGATTTTATGCCTAATGGCTCTTTAGATTCCCAtctgtttcataaaaaaaaggacTCAGGTGATAAGGTTCTTCTAGACTGGAAAACAAGATACCAAATTGCACTTGGGACAGCTAGAGGATTAGCTTATTTGCATGAGAAGTGCAGAGAATGCATCATACACTGTGATATCAAACCGGAGAACATTCTATTGGATGCTGAATTCTGTCCCAAGGTGGCTGACTTTGGCCTGGCAAAGCTTCTTGGTCGCGATTTCAGGCGGGTTCTGACTACCATGAGAGGGACAATTGGATACCTTGCACCAGAGTGGATTTCTGGTGTGGCCATCACTGCAAAGGCTGATGTTTACAGCTATGGTATGATGCTATTCGAGCTTATATCAGGGAAGAGAAACTCCAATCAATCTGCTAGCGAGAAGTTCAGGTTCTTTCCTATCTGGGCAGCAAGCAAAATCAATGAAGATGGAGAAATCCTCAGCTTTTTGGACTACAGGCTAGAAGGTAATGTTGATCTTGCAGAACTCGAGACAGCTTGTAAAGTTGCTTCTTGGTGCATCCAAGATGACGAAGTTCATAGACCATCAATGGGTCTGGTAGTTCAGATACTTGAGGGGATAGTGGAGGTTAGCACACCTCCCATTCCTagaaatcttcaaaatcttgtGGAGACCGACCATGAGAGCATAGTTTTCTTCCCTGAGCCATCCTCAAGCCAGAGTTCACAAGCACGGAGTCCCACATCCGATACTTGA